In a single window of the Caulobacter soli genome:
- a CDS encoding ROK family protein, with protein sequence MIQVGVDFGGTKIEAAALSPDGRFLARVRAPNPGSYDASIATVRDLIAQAEQQAGARGTIGVGAPGSVSSRTGVMRNANSTWLNGRRFREDLETGLGRPVRLANDANCLALSEAVDGAAAGLAGVFAVIIGTGCGGGLAVEGQLVEGANGVAGEWGHTPLPWPKPEESPGPVCWCGRHGCLETWISGSGFQRDHAERTGQTLTGEAIIAAARNGDAGAMASFDRYLDRLGRGLAVICDIVDPDAFVFGGGLSNVAELYERLPAFIEPHVFSDGWSARLAPAQWGDSSGVRGAARLWTLAEAAALP encoded by the coding sequence TTGATCCAGGTCGGCGTTGATTTTGGCGGCACGAAGATCGAAGCCGCCGCCCTGTCGCCGGACGGCCGGTTCCTGGCCCGCGTGCGCGCCCCCAATCCCGGATCCTACGATGCGTCCATCGCCACCGTCCGCGACCTGATCGCTCAGGCCGAGCAGCAGGCCGGCGCGCGGGGCACGATCGGCGTCGGCGCGCCCGGCTCGGTGTCGTCGCGCACGGGCGTGATGCGCAACGCCAACTCCACCTGGCTGAACGGCCGCCGGTTCCGCGAGGACCTGGAGACCGGTCTGGGACGTCCGGTGCGGCTGGCCAACGACGCCAACTGCCTGGCCCTGTCCGAGGCCGTCGATGGCGCGGCGGCGGGACTGGCGGGCGTGTTCGCGGTGATCATCGGCACCGGCTGCGGCGGCGGCCTGGCGGTCGAGGGCCAGCTGGTCGAGGGCGCCAACGGCGTGGCCGGCGAGTGGGGCCACACGCCCCTGCCGTGGCCCAAGCCGGAGGAGTCGCCCGGTCCGGTCTGCTGGTGCGGCCGGCACGGCTGCCTGGAGACCTGGATCTCGGGCAGCGGCTTTCAACGCGACCACGCCGAACGCACCGGCCAGACCCTGACCGGCGAGGCGATCATCGCCGCCGCCCGGAACGGCGACGCCGGGGCCATGGCCAGTTTCGACCGCTATCTGGACCGTCTCGGCCGAGGCCTGGCGGTGATCTGCGACATCGTCGACCCGGACGCCTTCGTGTTCGGCGGCGGGCTGTCGAACGTCGCCGAGCTCTACGAGCGATTGCCCGCCTTCATCGAACCGCACGTGTTCTCCGACGGCTGGAGCGCCCGACTGGCGCCCGCCCAGTGGGGTGATTCCTCGGGCGTGCGCGGCGCCGCGCGGCTGTGGACTCTGGCCGAGGCGGCGGCCCTGCCGTGA
- a CDS encoding ROK family transcriptional regulator, with the protein MPPLEASRKSNRKRTSGASLSGANLERVGDHNQRVILQAIRVGGPITRVTLARISGLTPPAVANITKRLLEDGLILEAGRVQGPRGQPAMNLTINPDGCLSIGVNIDRDHITVVMLDLLGVVRARASQDIEFPLPADVAKFCKTQIRKMLAAWKGDPPRLSGIGVALPDDLGRVDLPHRPKGYEVWSTADIGKLMADVLPLPVFLENDAAAAALGELQFGHGLRKPSFFYVLVSAGLGGGLVIEGDYFRGAQGRSGEIGFLPAGAPKTKTRPLQEVVSLSALYAHLEAGGVVVTRPDQLGDLSADGQALVEEWIALSAKLLVQPFVAISCLVNPEAIYVGGRLPTALLDRLVAAVNARLAATPDVPALAPVERAATSADGPAVGAALLPFMAQLLPSRTALMKTGQG; encoded by the coding sequence ATGCCGCCCTTGGAAGCCTCGCGGAAGTCGAACCGGAAGCGCACCTCGGGGGCCAGCCTGTCGGGCGCCAATCTGGAGCGGGTCGGCGACCACAATCAGCGGGTCATCCTGCAGGCCATCCGGGTGGGCGGTCCGATCACCCGCGTGACCCTGGCCAGGATCAGCGGCCTGACCCCGCCGGCCGTCGCCAACATCACCAAGCGCCTGCTGGAAGACGGGTTGATCCTGGAGGCCGGCCGGGTCCAGGGCCCGCGCGGCCAGCCGGCCATGAACCTGACGATCAATCCCGACGGCTGCCTGTCGATCGGCGTCAACATCGACCGCGACCACATCACGGTAGTGATGCTGGACCTGCTGGGCGTGGTGCGGGCGCGGGCCAGCCAGGACATCGAATTCCCCCTGCCCGCCGACGTCGCCAAGTTCTGCAAGACGCAGATCCGCAAGATGCTGGCCGCCTGGAAGGGCGATCCGCCGCGCCTGTCGGGCATCGGCGTCGCCCTGCCCGACGACCTGGGGCGGGTGGACCTGCCGCATCGGCCCAAGGGCTATGAGGTCTGGAGCACGGCCGACATCGGCAAGCTGATGGCCGATGTCCTACCCCTGCCCGTCTTCCTGGAGAACGACGCCGCCGCCGCGGCCCTGGGCGAGCTGCAGTTCGGTCACGGCCTGCGCAAGCCCAGCTTCTTCTACGTGCTGGTATCGGCGGGTCTGGGCGGCGGGCTGGTCATCGAGGGCGACTATTTCCGCGGGGCCCAGGGGCGCAGCGGCGAGATCGGCTTCCTGCCCGCCGGCGCGCCCAAGACCAAGACCCGACCGTTGCAGGAGGTGGTGTCGCTGTCGGCGCTGTACGCCCATCTCGAGGCGGGCGGCGTCGTGGTGACCCGCCCCGACCAACTCGGCGACCTTTCCGCCGATGGCCAGGCCCTGGTCGAGGAGTGGATCGCCCTGTCGGCCAAACTGCTGGTCCAGCCGTTCGTGGCGATCAGCTGCCTGGTCAATCCGGAGGCCATCTATGTGGGCGGCCGCCTGCCCACGGCGTTGCTGGATCGCCTGGTCGCGGCGGTCAACGCCCGCCTGGCCGCGACCCCGGACGTACCGGCCCTGGCCCCGGTGGAGCGAGCCGCCACCTCGGCCGACGGACCGGCCGTGGGCGCGGCCCTGCTGCCGTTCATGGCCCAGCTGCTGCCGTCGCGAACGGCGTTGATGAAGACGGGCCAGGGCTAA
- a CDS encoding flavin monoamine oxidase family protein: protein MPVSRRSFIHAIGAAGGYGAAFTAMQALGLLAPSTAFAGAPPDLAKGGGGKGAKVVILGAGVSGMAAAWELGKAGYDCTILEARARTGGRVWTVRKGDKIEMTDGSRQVCEFDEGQYMNAGAARLPSHHQIVLGYCRELGVELEVEVNTSRSALLLNPMANDGKPIKMRTAVNDTRGHVSELLAKAINKGALDEDLTADDKQRMVAFLKTYGDLSTDLLYKGSERAGLKIEPGAGDEKATPFDPVSMKALLDEDLWNGVLFEETIDMQATMFQPKGGMDAIPHAFAKALGPKIIKRQCEVRQIRKTAKGVKIAYHDKVANQDLTIEADYCISTIPLPVLAKIDNDLSPAYKTAIARTPYRDSIKIAWQAPRFWEGPKYQIYGGLSFVKGPTNMVWYPSYGLHTKTGVILGAYTGGAAATQLAKMPRADQIEHTRKIIEAMHPGCGQLLEKPLQVQWAAVPYNLGIGVGWASDDEPDYHLLGQPDGPIHFAGEYLSHVGAWQEGAIRAAHRCIVMLDAQHRKGQPVTAQRVI from the coding sequence ATGCCGGTCAGCCGTCGCAGTTTCATCCACGCCATCGGCGCCGCCGGCGGCTATGGCGCCGCCTTCACCGCCATGCAGGCGCTGGGTCTGCTGGCCCCGTCCACGGCCTTCGCCGGCGCGCCGCCGGACCTGGCCAAGGGCGGTGGCGGCAAGGGCGCCAAGGTGGTGATCCTGGGCGCGGGCGTGTCGGGCATGGCGGCGGCGTGGGAGCTGGGCAAGGCCGGCTACGACTGCACGATCCTGGAGGCCCGGGCTCGCACCGGCGGCCGGGTCTGGACGGTGCGCAAGGGCGACAAGATCGAGATGACCGACGGCTCGCGGCAGGTCTGCGAGTTCGACGAAGGCCAGTACATGAACGCCGGCGCCGCGCGCCTGCCCAGCCACCACCAGATCGTGCTGGGCTATTGCCGCGAGCTGGGCGTGGAGCTGGAGGTCGAGGTCAACACCAGCCGCAGCGCCCTGCTGCTGAACCCGATGGCCAACGACGGCAAGCCGATCAAGATGCGCACGGCCGTCAACGACACCCGCGGCCACGTCTCCGAGCTGTTGGCCAAGGCCATCAACAAGGGCGCGCTGGACGAGGACCTGACCGCCGACGACAAGCAGCGGATGGTCGCGTTCCTGAAGACCTACGGCGATCTGTCGACCGACCTCCTCTACAAGGGCTCGGAACGGGCCGGCCTGAAGATCGAGCCGGGCGCCGGCGACGAGAAGGCCACGCCCTTCGACCCGGTCAGCATGAAGGCCCTGCTGGACGAGGATCTCTGGAACGGCGTGCTGTTCGAGGAGACCATCGACATGCAGGCCACCATGTTTCAGCCCAAGGGCGGCATGGACGCCATTCCCCACGCCTTCGCCAAGGCCCTGGGTCCCAAGATCATCAAGCGCCAGTGCGAGGTGCGCCAGATCCGCAAGACCGCGAAAGGCGTGAAGATCGCCTATCACGACAAGGTCGCGAACCAGGACCTGACGATCGAGGCGGACTACTGCATCTCGACCATTCCGCTGCCCGTGCTGGCCAAGATCGATAACGACTTGAGCCCGGCCTATAAGACCGCCATCGCCCGCACGCCCTATCGCGACAGCATCAAGATCGCCTGGCAGGCCCCGCGCTTCTGGGAAGGGCCCAAGTACCAGATCTATGGCGGCCTCTCGTTCGTGAAGGGGCCGACCAACATGGTCTGGTACCCCAGCTACGGCCTGCACACCAAGACCGGGGTGATCCTGGGCGCCTATACCGGCGGGGCGGCGGCCACCCAACTGGCCAAGATGCCGCGCGCCGACCAGATCGAGCACACCCGCAAGATCATCGAGGCCATGCACCCCGGCTGCGGCCAGCTGCTGGAAAAGCCGCTGCAGGTGCAGTGGGCGGCGGTGCCCTACAATCTCGGCATCGGGGTGGGCTGGGCCAGCGACGACGAGCCGGACTATCACCTGCTGGGCCAGCCCGACGGGCCGATCCACTTCGCGGGCGAATATCTCAGCCATGTCGGCGCCTGGCAGGAAGGGGCGATCCGCGCGGCCCACCGCTGCATCGTCATGCTCGACGCCCAGCACCGCAAGGGTCAGCCGGTGACCGCTCAGCGGGTGATTTGA
- a CDS encoding aldo/keto reductase yields MEYRQLGRSGLRVPALSFGAGTFGGQGPLFSAWGDTDAREARRIIEICLEAGVNLFDTADVYSNGASEEILGAALEGLRDQALISTKLGLPSGDGPLDRGTSRLRLTRGVEAALKRLRTDHIDLLQLHAFDAFTPVEEVLSALDDLVRAGKVLYVGASNFSGWQLMKSLAAADRHGWPRYVANQAYYSLVGRDYEHELMPLGIDQGVGAMVWSPLGWGRLTGKIRRGQPLPAVSRLHETADAGPPVDDEKLYAVVDVLDQIAAETGKTLPQIAINWLLRRPTVSSVIVGARNEEQLRQNLGAVGWELTPEQVARLDAASAVTPAYPHYPYWREGGFRQVNPPPV; encoded by the coding sequence ATGGAATACCGCCAACTCGGCCGCTCCGGCCTGCGCGTTCCGGCCCTCAGCTTCGGCGCGGGCACCTTCGGGGGCCAGGGCCCACTGTTCAGCGCCTGGGGCGACACCGACGCGCGCGAGGCCCGCCGGATCATCGAGATCTGCCTGGAGGCCGGGGTCAATCTGTTCGACACCGCCGACGTCTATTCGAACGGCGCTTCGGAAGAGATCCTCGGCGCGGCCCTCGAAGGCCTGCGCGATCAGGCGCTGATCTCGACCAAGCTGGGCCTGCCGTCCGGCGACGGACCGCTGGATCGCGGGACCTCGCGCCTGCGGCTGACGCGCGGCGTCGAGGCGGCGCTCAAGCGCCTGCGCACCGACCACATCGACCTGCTGCAACTGCACGCCTTCGACGCCTTCACTCCGGTCGAGGAGGTGCTGTCGGCGCTGGACGATCTCGTGCGGGCCGGCAAGGTGCTCTATGTCGGCGCCTCCAACTTCTCCGGCTGGCAGCTGATGAAGTCGCTGGCGGCGGCCGATCGGCACGGCTGGCCGCGCTATGTCGCCAACCAGGCCTACTACTCGCTGGTCGGCCGCGACTACGAGCACGAGCTGATGCCGCTGGGGATCGACCAGGGCGTCGGGGCCATGGTCTGGAGCCCGCTGGGCTGGGGCCGCCTGACTGGAAAGATTCGTCGCGGCCAGCCGCTGCCGGCCGTCAGCCGCCTGCACGAAACCGCCGACGCCGGTCCGCCGGTCGACGACGAGAAGCTCTATGCGGTGGTCGACGTCCTGGACCAGATCGCCGCCGAGACCGGCAAGACCCTGCCGCAGATCGCCATCAACTGGCTGCTGCGTCGGCCGACCGTGTCCAGCGTCATCGTCGGCGCCCGCAACGAAGAGCAACTGCGCCAGAACCTCGGCGCGGTCGGCTGGGAATTGACGCCGGAGCAGGTGGCGCGTCTCGACGCCGCCAGCGCCGTGACCCCGGCCTATCCGCACTATCCCTACTGGCGCGAGGGCGGCTTCAGACAGGTCAATCCGCCGCCGGTCTAG